The Algoriphagus sanaruensis genome window below encodes:
- a CDS encoding heme-binding domain-containing protein yields the protein MIKKITIALVVILVAIQFVPMEKNESGPTEFDITTAYEVPDHVATILKGACNDCHSNTTAYPWYSNIQPVGFWLNHHVDEGKGHLNFSTFTKIPLRVQNHKLEEIIETVESGEMPLESYTYLGLHPEANLSDEQRQTLIDWAKEQMAMLAATYPADSLKMRPRPAPAQ from the coding sequence ATGATCAAAAAAATCACCATCGCGCTAGTTGTCATACTAGTTGCCATTCAATTTGTCCCCATGGAGAAAAATGAATCAGGCCCTACGGAATTTGATATTACCACTGCTTATGAGGTCCCTGACCATGTGGCAACCATTCTGAAAGGAGCTTGTAACGATTGCCACTCCAACACCACCGCTTACCCTTGGTATAGCAACATTCAACCGGTCGGCTTTTGGCTGAATCATCACGTAGATGAAGGAAAAGGACATCTAAACTTTTCTACATTTACCAAAATTCCGTTACGGGTTCAGAACCACAAACTCGAAGAAATCATCGAAACCGTGGAAAGCGGAGAAATGCCTCTGGAATCTTACACTTACCTGGGATTACATCCAGAAGCCAATCTTTCGGATGAGCAACGGCAAACCCTGATCGATTGGGCAAAGGAACAAATGGCCATGCTTGCGGCGACTTATCCCGCGGATAGTCTAAAAATGAGACCAAGGCCTGCACCGGCACAATAA
- a CDS encoding DUF3472 domain-containing protein — translation MLRYSLFSLFFLVFTSCLGSEPNPNPDLNQFSTLEEIPMGGNVFQTKGELKEEINAEGVQTWRSHQSEFAVFFRAQTSAPVEISLEVLNQSGTSQLEMEVNGKKLGVALKAGDNGLIRVGIVDLVEGYNQVNLSGVQKSGTDYAKIKSLWVGHSDDLQLDYVKDNIDSRFYWGRRGPSVHLSYTTPVDKSFKWFYNEMTIPEGEDPIGSYFMANGFGEGYFGIQVNSPTERRVLFSVWSPYATDNPNAIPEDQKIKLLKKGDEVYTGEFGNEGSGGQSFLRFPWKAGTTYRFLNSVEPDGNGNTIYTAYFFAPEVGDWMLIASFLRPKTDTWYRQPHSFLENFIPESGHLTRLVKYTNQWMADQDGNWFELREAKFTGDDIARRGYRKDFDGGQESSGFYLKNGGFFNSSTALQSMHQRSTLGQKPVIDFEKLR, via the coding sequence ATGCTTAGGTATTCGCTGTTTTCCCTTTTCTTCCTTGTTTTTACGTCTTGTTTGGGTTCAGAGCCTAATCCTAATCCAGATTTGAATCAATTTTCCACCCTTGAAGAAATTCCTATGGGAGGGAATGTGTTTCAAACAAAAGGAGAATTGAAGGAAGAAATTAATGCCGAAGGAGTTCAGACTTGGCGAAGCCATCAAAGTGAATTCGCAGTTTTTTTTAGAGCTCAGACTTCTGCCCCTGTTGAAATCTCTCTGGAGGTTTTAAATCAATCAGGAACCTCCCAACTTGAGATGGAGGTAAATGGAAAAAAGTTGGGGGTTGCGCTAAAAGCTGGAGATAATGGATTGATCCGGGTAGGAATTGTGGATTTAGTCGAGGGCTATAATCAGGTGAATCTGAGTGGTGTTCAAAAATCAGGAACAGATTACGCGAAAATAAAATCGCTATGGGTAGGGCATTCCGATGACTTGCAGCTGGACTATGTTAAGGACAATATTGACAGCCGTTTTTATTGGGGAAGGCGAGGTCCATCCGTGCACCTGAGCTACACTACTCCTGTTGACAAGAGTTTCAAATGGTTTTACAATGAAATGACCATTCCTGAGGGAGAGGATCCGATCGGGTCTTACTTTATGGCCAATGGATTTGGGGAGGGGTATTTTGGGATTCAAGTGAATTCTCCAACAGAACGACGGGTCTTATTTTCGGTGTGGAGTCCTTATGCAACCGACAATCCGAATGCTATCCCTGAGGACCAAAAAATTAAGCTCTTAAAAAAGGGAGATGAAGTTTATACCGGAGAGTTTGGGAATGAAGGTTCTGGTGGGCAGAGTTTTCTGAGATTTCCATGGAAAGCGGGGACGACTTATCGTTTTTTAAATTCTGTGGAACCAGATGGAAATGGAAATACCATTTATACCGCTTATTTCTTTGCGCCAGAAGTCGGAGATTGGATGTTGATCGCAAGCTTCCTCCGACCCAAAACGGATACTTGGTATCGACAACCTCATTCTTTTTTAGAAAATTTTATTCCTGAATCCGGTCACTTGACTCGCTTGGTGAAATACACCAATCAATGGATGGCAGATCAAGATGGAAATTGGTTTGAACTTAGGGAAGCCAAGTTTACCGGAGATGATATTGCTAGAAGAGGATACAGAAAGGATTTTGATGGTGGTCAAGAATCGTCTGGATTTTATTTGAAAAATGGGGGTTTCTTCAATTCTTCTACTGCCCTTCAAAGCATGCATCAGCGATCTACTCTTGGACAAAAGCCTGTAATCGACTTTGAGAAATTAAGGTAA
- a CDS encoding zinc-dependent alcohol dehydrogenase family protein, giving the protein MKALLVESFQEKPIITQVPDPQAPENGVVLEVKATGLCRSDWHGWMGHDSDIRLPHVPGHEFAGVIREVGKGVKNWKVGDRVTVPFVCACGTCPTCQSGNQQICDDQFQPGFTHWGSFAEYVAVYRAETNLVRLPDSVSFEAAASLGCRFATSFRGVVAQGKVTGGQWVAVHGCGGVGLSAVMIASALGANVIAIDISEEKLALAKAAGANFLLNGKTNPDVPSAILELTKGGAHVSIDALGSKITCYNSIACLRKRGKHIQIGLMAGDQANPQIPMHLVIAKELEILGSHGMQAHAYPEMMQMILQGKIAPETLIGKRIGLDEAVDALISMDRFLENGMVMIDTF; this is encoded by the coding sequence ATGAAAGCCCTTCTCGTCGAGTCCTTCCAGGAAAAACCAATTATCACCCAAGTCCCGGACCCTCAAGCTCCAGAAAATGGAGTGGTATTGGAAGTGAAGGCAACAGGACTCTGCCGAAGCGATTGGCACGGATGGATGGGACATGACTCGGATATCAGACTGCCGCATGTGCCCGGACATGAGTTTGCCGGCGTCATTCGTGAGGTGGGAAAAGGGGTAAAAAACTGGAAAGTAGGTGATCGAGTAACAGTCCCTTTTGTCTGCGCATGTGGTACTTGCCCGACTTGCCAAAGTGGCAATCAGCAAATCTGTGACGATCAGTTTCAGCCGGGATTCACCCATTGGGGATCATTTGCGGAGTATGTAGCCGTCTATCGCGCCGAGACCAACTTGGTCCGACTGCCGGATTCGGTAAGTTTCGAAGCTGCAGCAAGCTTAGGGTGCCGATTTGCCACTTCGTTTCGGGGCGTGGTTGCACAAGGAAAAGTAACCGGAGGGCAGTGGGTAGCCGTGCATGGCTGTGGTGGTGTAGGCCTTTCTGCCGTTATGATTGCTTCAGCTTTGGGAGCAAACGTCATTGCTATTGACATTTCTGAGGAAAAACTGGCGCTTGCCAAAGCGGCAGGAGCCAACTTTTTGCTAAATGGTAAAACCAACCCGGATGTTCCATCAGCAATCCTAGAACTGACTAAAGGCGGAGCACATGTCTCCATTGATGCCTTGGGCAGCAAAATCACCTGCTACAATTCCATCGCCTGTCTCCGAAAACGAGGAAAACACATCCAAATCGGATTGATGGCAGGAGACCAAGCCAATCCGCAGATTCCCATGCATTTGGTAATCGCCAAAGAACTCGAAATCCTCGGCAGCCACGGCATGCAAGCCCATGCCTATCCTGAGATGATGCAGATGATTTTGCAGGGTAAAATCGCTCCAGAAACGCTCATCGGGAAGCGAATCGGCTTGGATGAAGCTGTTGATGCCTTAATCTCGATGGATCGCTTTCTGGAAAATGGGATGGTGATGATTGATACCTTTTAA